The genomic stretch ATGATCCACATATTCTTTACACTTTGAGTGCAGTACAAATACTTTGTATCTATAATGCATTAGATACTATTGACATAGAAAGagttgtaaaatatgtaaaggAAAGACAACAACCAGATGGAAGTTTCACAGGTGATATCTGGGGTGAAGTTGATACAAGATTTTCTTTTTGTGCTGTGGCAACTTTATCACTTTTGGtaaataaatatagtaataagAGATTTAATCTATTGATAGATATTAGACAAATGTTGACAGATATTAAATCTGtgcaaaaatgtattaaattatatctatatttctgtatttgtatattttttatgataatagaataatataatacttaaaGTTACAAAAATAGTAAGCTTATGAATTAACTTAgactataataatattattttagaatcGATTGGATGCAATAGATGTTGATAAGGCAGTTGAATTTGTGATGAAATGCATGAATTTTGATGGTGGATTTGGATCAAAACCTGGAGCTGAAAGTCATGCTGGTATGATTTATTGCTCCATAGGGCTTTTATCAATAActggtaatttttattttatttttaattattcttcagttagtatataacaaaatcaatataataaaataaaaagaaggagaaaaaaaatatacaattctttttacaaattaaataacaaagtgTTAAATATTGCCAGGTAATCTTCACTTAGTAGATGCAGATCAATTAAGTTGGTGGCTTTGTGAGAGACAACTTCCATCTGGGGGTTTAAATGGTAGACCAGAAAAGTTACCTGATGTTTGTTATTCTTGGTGGGTCCTCTCTGCATTAACAATTTTAGGACGCCTTCATTGGGTTGATAAAGAACAATTGGTATATATTTcttcaaaaaaattaaaaaatgcaaaaaatattaatattatattaaaaatggacaaagttaatcaaattttattacaacattAATTTACAGGTAAAATTTGTACTGGCATGCCAAGATACAGAATCAGGAGGATTTAGTGATCGTCCAGGAGATATTGCTGATCCTTTTCATACTCTTTTTGGCTTAACTGCACTCTCCCTTTTAAATACTGATTATCCTCTGAAAAAGATCAATCCGACATATTGCATGCCTGAATATGTAATTCAAAGGTTACATTTGAAACCAGCAAGACTCGACCAAAGTAATTGACaattgattattaaaaattagctTTTTACTAAACctaaatatttatgaagtaatgcaacaaaagaaaatataatattaatcttttgcaacaactgttttatttattgctttattTAAAGAACACAATATCGTTTACTTCAATTTGGtagcatattattatatatatgtatattgttacatattattataaaatgtatattattaatgataatgattgattatacatataatacgtataataatatataacaaatatgatagtataaataatataaataaaactataatttattaatacaatttaatatgagtaaagaaaaagattaagaattaataaaaatatatattgctTTTGCTCTTAATGATTCGATAAGGATGTTGCACTAGAAAactatatctataataatatttattatggtGTGAGGTTTTTAACAGATAGTCGCAATAACATATGATAGAAAATCAGTGACCAAAAAAGaactattaaaaaaagaaacacataGTATTGATACAAATATAAACAACTTTCATTTCATATAAGTCCctcattatttttcattcgaatGTAAAGCAATAGTTATTGgcaattatattcatatttatataaatctttacgttatatatttttcaaatttttatttacatttaaaattgtGTTGAAGTCAATACATGACAATTCTCGCAATccttatgaatattttaaatgttttaatttaaatatatcattcCATTCAATAAAACAGGATCTGTACAATTTTTTTGTGAATCTGAGAGACACTGagagaaataaaatgataaatagaagaaataaataaggTTATCCGCTTAATATAAGTAagtttacaaataaataatttttattatataatttccattgaaatataaataattactgTGTACATTTCTCTCTGTTGGTgaagtatatttaaatacatttatagtaaatattctttatttgcaaatataaatatataaaacaagtATTATGTAAAATTTGCTATATAATAGATATTCAACAAATTGCCTCTGAAATCCAGTAagatcatttaaaaataattattattgtcaAAAACattatatcaataaaaatttattatcttaaatttatttctgaaaaatctttaatattttaacaggAGTACTTGCTAACTTTTGGTGTACCGTTTGCTGTGGTATATTATATTCTTCAAAAGAAAGATCATAATGtgctaaaaaaagaatattaatttttaatatgtatttggtaaaaaatataatatctaaGAGTAAAAAAATATACCTAATTGATATAGAAACTGTAAAACAGTGTTTTCATTGCGAATTGTTGCTGCAATAATCGCACATCTATtaggaaaagataaaaattcttttaatccTGATATTAATTCAGGAAACGAATTGACATCATATAAAATATCAGCTCCAATTACTATATCTGGTATGATCCATTGTTCATTcacatatttattaatatcttcccATCTTAGCTCTTTTATTTTAACATCTGTATGATTATAGCTTAATTGCAATTTCAACCTATCATGTTTTAGTTCTGGTTCTATTTTTTTcccattacataataaattaagTTTAATGTTTTCAGAAACCATTTCAAGAACAATTTTATGACAAtctgtaaatatatattgtttgGGAAAACATGTTTTAATAATGGATAATCCTGTTAATCCAACACCACAACCAAGTTCTAAAATAACTTTTCCAaagaatttttgtttatttcgtAAGCACCATTTACTTAACTCAATGGCTCCCTGCAAATTATGAATGATATTACAActggaaattcgaaaaatcataTTGTACAATCATAGTTTCCAAATACCTGCCAACTATACAATCCCGTTGTACCATCTGATATAATATTCGTGCTTTCTTTTATACTAATGCAATTATCTTCCATTAGAAAATGCCGATAGTGAATAGATTCTTCTATAGTGGaagatattaaattacaatatgttgtataaataCCGTCGTAAATTTCACCGCCTTCATCTTCAATCtagattacaaaaattaaatctttaactctagaaatgaatttattttataaatattaatttatttatacctTTTTCATAAGCCATTTTAAAAATGCCCTCTGATAAGATTGTTTAAttggatattttttaattaagtcaCTATTTACTGTTCTTTCCAAGATCTCCTGTTGTTTTTTTGAATTAActagataattaatattttcttctgaAATCTGCAAGTTTTAAAATAGAGatatgaaatttctataattcttTGAAAGATTATTTATAGACTGATTGTAAAATTTACATACAAGAATGTCTATTGTATTTATTGGTGTACAATATaggaaatgtttaattaaattatccgCGTTAAACGAGTTACAATTCATTTTATTGTCCATGTCTCATacatgaattaataaaatttaatatttatttctatcgataatattttatgaa from Bombus terrestris chromosome 16, iyBomTerr1.2, whole genome shotgun sequence encodes the following:
- the LOC100651104 gene encoding protein-lysine N-methyltransferase EEF2KMT codes for the protein MDNKMNCNSFNADNLIKHFLYCTPINTIDILISEENINYLVNSKKQQEILERTVNSDLIKKYPIKQSYQRAFLKWLMKKIEDEGGEIYDGIYTTYCNLISSTIEESIHYRHFLMEDNCISIKESTNIISDGTTGLYSWQGAIELSKWCLRNKQKFFGKVILELGCGVGLTGLSIIKTCFPKQYIFTDCHKIVLEMVSENIKLNLLCNGKKIEPELKHDRLKLQLSYNHTDVKIKELRWEDINKYVNEQWIIPDIVIGADILYDVNSFPELISGLKEFLSFPNRCAIIAATIRNENTVLQFLYQLAHYDLSFEEYNIPQQTVHQKLASTPVKILKIFQK
- the LOC100650622 gene encoding geranylgeranyl transferase type-2 subunit beta — encoded protein: MPVLKHDIELPASVPELLLEKHANFLLSYGTDKDEYMYCMTEHMRMSGMYWGLTALDLMGKLEQTNRNEVLEFIAQCQTDSGGIAASLQHDPHILYTLSAVQILCIYNALDTIDIERVVKYVKERQQPDGSFTGDIWGEVDTRFSFCAVATLSLLNRLDAIDVDKAVEFVMKCMNFDGGFGSKPGAESHAGMIYCSIGLLSITGNLHLVDADQLSWWLCERQLPSGGLNGRPEKLPDVCYSWWVLSALTILGRLHWVDKEQLVKFVLACQDTESGGFSDRPGDIADPFHTLFGLTALSLLNTDYPLKKINPTYCMPEYVIQRLHLKPARLDQSN